In Arachis hypogaea cultivar Tifrunner chromosome 17, arahy.Tifrunner.gnm2.J5K5, whole genome shotgun sequence, a single window of DNA contains:
- the LOC112764938 gene encoding UBP1-associated protein 2B, which yields MAKKRKVRPSEPEPPKQEQEQELQQQQPPHEELTLDQQQSMTIDDAAPQQDQPQNDIAIEEEQNNEGEGEEEAEEEQQQEDQQQQQQGGGETLESQEEQIQQQASGSDSVRAEANGSEQQQEEEDLDLEDEPIEKLLEPFTKEQLHSLVKQAVEKHPDFSETVRQLADVDPAHRKIFVHGLGWDTTAETLTAVFGKYGEIEDCKAVTDKISGKSKGYAFIQFKHRAGARRALKQPQKKIGNRTTSCQLASAGPVPSQQAAAPGAPVVSEYTQRKIFVSNVSAEIDPQRLLEFFKQFGEIEDGPLGIDKQTGKPKGFALFVYKTVESAKKALEEPNKNFEGHTLYCQKAVDGPKGFNKGGFHQQQHHHQQHYQHQSHHHHQGHFHRKDKNKYSAGGPAHGGGAGHLMAPSAPGPAVGGYNPGVPPAAAAQGLNPALGQALTALLANQGAGLGLGNLLGGIGGAPVNQPGPPAGGYGTQPAMGYGNQPGMQPQYQNPQMGQSSGVRPHPGAGAPYMGH from the coding sequence ATGGCTAAGAAGCGAAAGGTTCGACCTTCCGAGCCCGAACCCCCCAAACAAGAGCAAGAGCAAGAGCTTCAACAACAACAGCCACCACACGAAGAACTAACCTTAGATCAACAACAAAGCATGACCATCGATGACGCAGCGCCACAACAAGACCAACCTCAAAACGACATCgcaatagaagaagaacaaaacaacgaaggagaaggagaagaagaagcagaagaagaacagCAACAGGAGGATCAGCAGCAACAACAGCAAGGAGGGGGAGAAACCCTAGAAAGCCAGGAAGAGCAGATTCAACAGCAGGCTTCGGGTTCGGATTCGGTCCGGGCCGAGGCTAACGGCTCCGAGCAGCAACAGGAAGAGGAGGACCTCGATTTGGAAGACGAGCCAATCGAGAAGCTTCTAGAACCCTTCACGAAGGAGCAGCTACACTCCCTTGTCAAGCAAGCCGTCGAGAAGCACCCCGATTTCTCCGAAACCGTTCGCCAGCTGGCAGATGTGGACCCCGCACACCGGAAGATCTTCGTCCATGGGCTTGGCTGGGACACTACCGCAGAAACCCTAACCGCCGTGTTCGGAAAATACGGCGAAATTGAAGACTGCAAGGCCGTGACGGACAAAATCTCCGGAAAATCGAAGGGATACGCGTTCATCCAATTCAAGCACCGCGCTGGAGCGCGAAGGGCGCTTAAGCAGCCGCAGAAGAAGATTGGGAACAGAACAACTTCGTGCCAGTTGGCCTCTGCGGGACCTGTTCCGTCGCAGCAGGCGGCCGCGCCGGGTGCCCCGGTTGTGTCAGAGTATACACAGAGGAAGATCTTTGTTAGCAATGTGAGTGCGGAGATTGATCCTCAGAGGCTTCTGGAATTCTTCAAGCAGTTCGGGGAGATTGAGGATGGGCCTCTTGGGATTGACAAGCAGACAGGGAAGCCTAAAGGGTTTGCTCTTTTCGTGTACAAAACAGTTGAGAGTGCGAAGAAGGCGTTGGAGGAGCCAAACAAGAACTTTGAAGGGCACACCCTTTATTGCCAGAAGGCTGTTGATGGTCCCAAAGGGTTCAATAAGGGTGGATTTCATCAGCAGCAGCATCACCATCAACAGCACTATCAGCACCAATCACATCACCATCATCAGGGTCACTTTCATAGGAAGGATAAGAACAAGTATTCCGCTGGTGGGCCTGCACATGGCGGTGGTGCTGGTCACTTGATGGCGCCGTCGGCTCCAGGGCCTGCTGTTGGAGGTTACAATCCTGGTGTGCCACCTGCTGCTGCGGCGCAGGGTCTCAACCCTGCACTTGGGCAGGCGCTGACGGCGTTGCTTGCTAATCAGGGTGCCGGATTGGGACTTGGGAACCTGCTTGGAGGGATCGGTGGTGCTCCTGTGAACCAGCCTGGTCCACCTGCTGGTGGATATGGGACTCAGCCAGCTATGGGATATGGGAACCAGCCGGGGATGCAGCCGCAGTACCAGAATCCTCAGATGGGGCAGAGTAGTGGGGTTAGGCCTCACCCCGGTGCTGGCGCACCTTACATGGGTCATTAG